A portion of the Armatimonadota bacterium genome contains these proteins:
- a CDS encoding ABC transporter substrate-binding protein: MTERKTAKLRFQRVGAGAALLLALLLVGGAGAAAPSRGGLLRVVDEAPGGPFGVPWEIVGISICAAVPALEPLLWMDRGGRVMPKLGERWEISPDRRVITLHLRKGVKFHDGTDLTAQAVQFNLQKQMERGLIPYFEAVEAVDRDTVRIRLKGWDNRVLVTLAGTPATVISPAALERLGLERARWHPVGTGPFQLERYERDAYVRYRRFGQYWDRGKPYLDGVEIRFIRDPQTLKAALLAGQIDVTGLQDLALIAELRGAGFELMAADNAILTLIPDSANADSPFADRRVREALSYAIDREAIARGLGFGLLQPTNQLAFPEQSAYLRDYRGPTYNPQRARELLAQAGYPNGFSTRLIPAPFIPRDHVLAIQRYLREVGIHAEVEFPEAPRYREYSTRGWRGILVHFLGFFANYNSFVGFYFVNPPEVWASMARPAALLQVFAESVATLRPEGYKTQQLHRILLQEHLHVTVWRSPRAYVKRPHVQNTNHMKWVTWPWWTPGEAWIRR; encoded by the coding sequence ATGACGGAGAGGAAGACGGCAAAGCTTCGATTCCAACGGGTTGGCGCGGGAGCGGCATTGCTGCTCGCCCTGCTCCTCGTGGGCGGCGCGGGGGCCGCGGCCCCTTCCCGGGGAGGCCTCCTTCGGGTCGTGGATGAAGCGCCGGGAGGGCCCTTCGGAGTTCCCTGGGAAATTGTGGGCATCTCCATCTGCGCGGCCGTACCGGCCCTGGAGCCCCTGTTGTGGATGGACCGCGGGGGCCGGGTCATGCCGAAGCTCGGGGAGCGATGGGAGATCAGCCCGGACCGACGGGTCATCACCCTGCACCTGCGCAAGGGGGTGAAGTTCCACGACGGAACCGATCTCACCGCCCAGGCGGTACAGTTCAACCTGCAGAAGCAGATGGAGCGGGGGCTGATCCCCTACTTCGAGGCGGTGGAGGCGGTGGATCGGGACACGGTGCGGATCCGGTTAAAAGGATGGGACAACCGGGTGCTGGTGACCTTGGCGGGGACTCCCGCAACCGTTATCTCGCCCGCGGCCCTGGAGCGGTTGGGGTTGGAACGGGCCCGGTGGCACCCGGTGGGAACGGGCCCCTTCCAACTGGAGCGGTATGAACGGGACGCCTACGTGCGCTATCGGAGGTTCGGGCAGTACTGGGACCGGGGCAAGCCCTACCTGGATGGGGTGGAGATCCGGTTCATCCGAGACCCCCAAACCCTGAAGGCGGCTCTCCTGGCGGGACAGATCGACGTGACGGGGCTCCAGGATCTGGCGCTCATCGCGGAGCTGCGGGGGGCGGGGTTTGAGCTGATGGCTGCGGACAACGCCATCCTAACCCTGATTCCCGATAGCGCCAACGCGGATTCCCCGTTTGCCGATCGCCGGGTCCGGGAGGCCCTGAGCTATGCCATCGACCGGGAAGCCATTGCCCGGGGGCTGGGGTTCGGGCTGCTGCAGCCCACAAACCAGCTGGCGTTCCCCGAGCAATCCGCGTACCTGCGGGATTACCGGGGTCCCACGTACAACCCGCAGCGGGCGCGGGAACTGCTGGCACAGGCAGGATACCCGAACGGGTTCAGCACCCGGCTTATCCCGGCGCCGTTCATCCCGCGGGACCACGTGCTGGCCATTCAACGGTACCTGCGGGAGGTGGGGATCCACGCGGAGGTGGAGTTCCCGGAGGCCCCGAGATACCGGGAGTACTCCACGCGGGGCTGGCGGGGGATCCTGGTACACTTCCTTGGATTCTTCGCGAACTACAACAGCTTCGTGGGCTTCTACTTCGTGAATCCTCCGGAGGTGTGGGCGAGCATGGCGCGGCCCGCGGCTCTACTTCAGGTGTTCGCGGAATCCGTCGCCACCCTGCGGCCGGAGGGGTACAAGACGCAGCAGCTGCATCGGATCCTCTTGCAGGAGCACCTGCACGTGACGGTGTGGCGCTCGCCGCGGGCATACGTGAAGCGCCCCCATGTCCAGAACACCAACCACATGAAGTGGGTCACCTGGCCGTGGTGGACACCCGGAGAGGCTTGGATCCGGCGGTAA
- a CDS encoding xanthine dehydrogenase family protein molybdopterin-binding subunit: MTGEWTWLGRQVRRIEDPKLLQGKGAYLDDLNPAGVLHVALVRSLHAHARIVEVDTSEALRQPGVVAVLLASDLGIQDVPVMGPPGTQPVPHPVLAREVVRYVGQPVAAVLAESRAAAEDGAAAVRVAYEPLEAVVDPLEALEGRRLVHPRLGDNVGLRLNIRQGEVEEAFRNAARVIRQRMWNQRLAAAPMEPRGVLAEWDGVREQLTVWASTQLPHSLRDTLARALKLDATQVRVITPDVGGGFGLKLNACPEDVLVAHLAQRLGRPVKWVERRSESMVASAHGRSQLCDLELACDPRARVTGLRARIVGDLGAYAVTTTLVIAGMTARMLTGPYRIPAVDIEVVGVYTNKTPSGAYRGAGRPEATYYLERGMDLVAREFGLDPAEVRRRNLLPKGAFPYRTPTGLRYDSGDYHQALRVLLEKAEYPKLRAEQERARQEGRYLGIGLSTYVEICAFGWEWAKVRLNADGTAVVFTGTSPHGQGDATGFAQITAERLGIDPYKVRVVHGDTLAIPVGGGTGGSRTLVVGGSAVLKAAEKVRRKLLRIAAHLLEASVGDLELQGGRVFVRGVPDRSLPIAEVAAAAYQPMRLPKGMEPGLEESATFSIPSNTFPFGAHLCVVEVDRETGEVSVRRYVAVDDVGVMINPLLVAGQIQGGIVQALGQALLEEVAYGSDGQPLVSSLADYSMPRATHVPPLELYHTVTPSPTNPLGAKGVGESGTIGGTPAFVNAVVDALAPFGVRHLDMPLRPEKLWRILQQASVEGRMPAVVGSPKGT, translated from the coding sequence ATGACGGGAGAGTGGACGTGGCTCGGGCGCCAGGTACGCCGCATCGAGGATCCCAAGCTCCTGCAGGGAAAGGGAGCTTATCTGGATGACCTGAACCCGGCTGGGGTCCTCCACGTGGCCCTGGTCCGCAGCCTCCATGCCCACGCGCGGATCGTGGAGGTGGACACCTCGGAGGCCCTGCGCCAGCCGGGGGTCGTGGCGGTTCTCCTCGCTTCGGATCTCGGGATCCAGGACGTCCCAGTGATGGGGCCGCCTGGAACCCAGCCCGTCCCGCATCCCGTCCTGGCCCGGGAGGTGGTCCGGTACGTGGGGCAGCCCGTGGCCGCGGTGCTCGCGGAGAGCCGGGCTGCGGCGGAGGACGGGGCCGCGGCGGTCCGGGTGGCCTACGAGCCCCTGGAGGCGGTGGTGGATCCCCTGGAGGCTCTGGAAGGACGTCGGTTGGTGCATCCGCGTCTGGGGGACAACGTAGGCCTCCGGCTGAACATCCGACAGGGGGAAGTAGAGGAGGCATTCCGGAACGCCGCCCGGGTGATCCGCCAGCGGATGTGGAACCAGCGGCTGGCGGCAGCCCCCATGGAGCCGCGCGGCGTGCTAGCGGAGTGGGACGGAGTCCGGGAGCAGCTCACCGTATGGGCCTCCACGCAGCTGCCCCACAGTCTGCGGGACACCCTGGCGCGGGCCCTGAAACTGGATGCAACTCAGGTCCGGGTGATCACGCCGGACGTAGGTGGCGGGTTCGGCCTCAAACTCAACGCCTGCCCCGAGGACGTTCTGGTGGCACACCTCGCACAGCGGTTGGGACGGCCGGTGAAGTGGGTAGAGCGGCGCAGCGAGAGTATGGTGGCGAGCGCCCACGGCCGGAGCCAGCTGTGTGACCTGGAGCTCGCCTGTGACCCGCGGGCGCGGGTGACCGGACTGCGGGCCCGCATCGTGGGGGACCTAGGGGCCTATGCGGTCACCACCACCCTGGTCATCGCCGGGATGACGGCCCGGATGCTCACGGGACCCTATCGCATCCCCGCGGTGGACATCGAGGTGGTAGGGGTATACACGAACAAGACACCCTCCGGGGCGTACCGGGGCGCGGGTCGTCCGGAGGCCACGTATTACCTGGAGCGAGGGATGGATCTCGTGGCCCGGGAGTTCGGCCTGGACCCCGCGGAGGTCCGGCGCCGCAACCTCCTCCCCAAGGGCGCCTTCCCCTATCGCACGCCCACGGGCCTGCGGTACGACAGCGGCGACTACCACCAAGCCCTGCGGGTGCTTCTGGAGAAGGCGGAATATCCAAAGCTGCGGGCGGAGCAGGAGCGGGCTCGCCAGGAGGGACGGTACCTGGGGATCGGCCTCTCCACGTACGTGGAGATCTGTGCCTTCGGCTGGGAGTGGGCGAAGGTCCGCTTGAACGCGGACGGCACCGCCGTGGTGTTCACAGGAACCTCTCCCCACGGCCAGGGGGACGCCACGGGATTTGCCCAGATCACGGCCGAGCGGCTGGGGATCGATCCCTACAAGGTGCGGGTGGTCCACGGGGACACCCTGGCCATCCCTGTGGGAGGAGGCACGGGAGGAAGCCGGACCCTGGTGGTGGGAGGGTCCGCTGTCCTGAAGGCCGCGGAGAAGGTGCGGCGCAAGCTCCTCCGCATCGCCGCGCATCTCCTGGAGGCCTCTGTGGGGGATCTGGAGCTGCAGGGAGGACGGGTATTCGTGCGGGGCGTCCCCGACCGATCCCTTCCCATCGCGGAGGTGGCGGCCGCGGCGTATCAGCCCATGCGCCTCCCGAAGGGGATGGAGCCCGGCCTGGAGGAATCGGCTACCTTCTCCATTCCCTCCAACACCTTCCCGTTCGGAGCCCACCTGTGCGTGGTGGAGGTGGACCGGGAGACGGGGGAGGTGTCCGTCCGCCGGTACGTGGCGGTAGATGATGTGGGCGTGATGATCAATCCGCTGCTCGTGGCGGGCCAGATCCAGGGAGGGATCGTTCAGGCGCTCGGGCAGGCCCTGCTGGAGGAGGTGGCGTACGGGTCGGACGGACAGCCCCTCGTCTCGAGCCTAGCGGACTACTCCATGCCCCGGGCCACGCACGTCCCGCCTCTGGAGCTGTACCACACCGTCACCCCTTCGCCCACAAATCCCCTGGGTGCCAAGGGGGTGGGGGAGTCCGGGACCATCGGAGGGACCCCGGCCTTCGTGAACGCGGTGGTGGATGCCTTGGCCCCCTTTGGGGTGCGGCACCTGGACATGCCCCTCCGACCAGAGAAGCTGTGGCGCATCCTCCAGCAGGCCTCCGTGGAGGGCCGGATGCCCGCCGTGGTGGGGTCCCCGAAGGGAACATGA
- a CDS encoding Zn-dependent alcohol dehydrogenase → MKAAVLQEPKKPLMIQDIEVDAPGPREVVVRTVAAGVCHSDLHIADGDLPAPLPMVLGHEAAGVVEKVGSLVTRVRPGDHVVVCVTAFCGQCKECLTGHLNLCRSPYTKRDPSEPPRLRRDGQAVNQFANIGAFAEQMLIHENAVVKIPDDVPFEAAALLSCGVLTGVGAVFNTAKVQPGSTVAVFGLGGVGISVVQGAHLAGARRIIAVDILPQKLEIARRFGATDVVNASEVDPVEAILKLTGEGVDYSFAVVGSPKVYRQCVDCLAPLGTATIIGVPSMTDTLELEPRQILRERRLQGSVMGSNRFPVDIPRYLELYRQGRLKLDEMVSRKAGLESVNESFEWMRRGEVIRTVLTFS, encoded by the coding sequence ATGAAGGCGGCGGTGCTCCAGGAACCCAAAAAGCCCCTGATGATCCAGGATATCGAGGTGGACGCGCCCGGTCCGCGGGAGGTGGTGGTGCGCACCGTGGCCGCGGGGGTATGCCACAGCGACCTACACATTGCGGACGGAGATCTGCCCGCGCCCCTTCCTATGGTCCTGGGGCACGAGGCGGCGGGGGTGGTGGAGAAGGTGGGGAGCCTCGTGACCCGGGTGAGGCCGGGAGACCATGTGGTGGTCTGCGTGACCGCCTTCTGCGGACAGTGTAAGGAGTGCCTGACAGGGCACCTGAATCTCTGCCGTAGCCCCTACACGAAGCGGGATCCATCGGAGCCCCCGCGCCTGCGGCGCGATGGACAGGCGGTGAACCAGTTCGCGAACATCGGGGCCTTCGCGGAGCAGATGCTGATCCACGAGAACGCGGTGGTGAAGATTCCCGACGATGTGCCCTTCGAGGCAGCCGCGCTGCTGAGCTGTGGGGTTCTGACGGGGGTAGGAGCTGTGTTCAATACTGCCAAGGTACAGCCGGGCAGCACCGTGGCGGTGTTCGGGTTGGGGGGAGTGGGAATCTCGGTGGTACAGGGGGCGCACCTGGCGGGGGCCCGTCGGATCATCGCGGTGGACATCCTGCCGCAGAAGCTGGAGATCGCAAGACGGTTCGGGGCCACGGACGTGGTGAACGCCTCCGAGGTAGATCCGGTGGAGGCTATCCTGAAGCTGACCGGCGAGGGGGTGGACTACTCGTTCGCCGTCGTCGGCTCTCCGAAAGTGTATCGGCAGTGCGTGGACTGCCTGGCACCCCTGGGCACCGCCACCATCATCGGGGTGCCCTCCATGACGGACACCCTTGAGCTGGAGCCGAGGCAGATCCTGCGGGAACGGCGCCTGCAGGGATCCGTCATGGGATCCAATCGGTTCCCTGTGGACATCCCGCGGTACCTGGAGCTGTATCGGCAGGGGCGACTGAAGCTGGACGAGATGGTGAGCCGGAAGGCGGGGCTGGAGTCCGTGAACGAGAGCTTCGAGTGGATGCGCAGGGGGGAGGTGATCCGCACCGTCCTTACCTTCTCGTGA